TAATCTTGGAGAAATTGAATAAATCCACTTGCAATTCTTTGCTGATATATCCTCTGTCTCCGATTAATAAACAATTTTGAAAATTTTCTTTAATATCGAAAAGATAATTTACATCGTGGACATTTGCGGGCGAAAAATCAAAAGAGTGAAAGATTCCATTCTTATCACAAACTGCATGTAGTTTATAGCCAAAATATCTTGACTTCTGCGCCGCACAATATCCAAATGCAGGTTTGATTTCATCCGTAGAGCAAATTGCGGAACGATTTGCCCTGCTTATTTTACATATTTCAATGGGTGTTGAATCCACAATGAAGACGTCGGTAAAGTCTGCAAACTTTCCGCTCAGAGTTTCCCGAATTTTCTCAATGTAAGGGAAAAGTTTTCTTTTCCTTCTGTTATATACGCTTCTTTCTATCTTTTCGTCCAAACCAGTTCCCGAAATACACCTAAACAACTGTAGTTCAGAGTTAATCGACATGTATTCTGCGGTAATATTAAGTGCCACAAGTTCCAAGTCGGACATTTTTGGAAGTCTGATTTGCTTCTTAGTGGTAATATGGTTGCAGGTTTTTGTCAATTCTTTTAAAATAATTTCGTAGTTTTGAATGAGATTGTTCATGTATTTAATGGCTTGGTAACCAATTAAATATACGATTTTTTAATCAAATGAACAATCTTTTTTCTTTTTAATTTCTAAATGCACAACAGGTTATATAATACAATGAAGAAAAATGAAAAACAATGAAGTGTGAAGAGCGCTTTGCGTTGAAAATATTTATTTCAGCATTTTTTTTCTGAAAGAAAAAATAAAAATTTTCTTTTGGTGAAATTTGGTTACTTTACTTACTTTGAGAAAGTAAGGAGTTTCAGTGGAAATCAATGAATATGTTCCAAGTATACTTGAGTGAACGGTCTAATCACTATTGTTCTCTCAACACTCTTTTAGAAAATCTTCCGATGGTAATCCCCTGAATGAGAATGCTGAACACCACTGCAATGTACGTAACTACCAAAAGAATATCGCGGGTTTCATTATCGGGAAGTGACAGCACCAAGGCCAACGACAAACCTCCACGCAAACCGCCCCAAATGATGATTTTTGCTTCGTCTTTACGAATGTCCAAAAGCCTTGGAAACAGTCTTCTCGGCACACTCACCGCCAAAAAGCGTGAAAATATGAGGATAAGGACGGATAAAACACCCAAAATCAAATATTTAATATCGAAATCAATGACTACCAAAACCAAAGCGATTAGAATAAATAAAAGCGCATTCAGTATTACATCCACCAATTCCCAAAATTTAGCGACATACTCTTCGGTTCTGTCGCTCATAGCCTGTCCTTTCCGAAAATTACCGACCATCAAACCCATAATTACCATCGCCAAAGCCCCGGAAATATGCAATGTCGAAGAAATAAAATAGCCCAACATCACAAACGCGAGGGTTAATAAAACTTCGGTTTCATAATGGTCTATCGTGGAAAGTAAATAATGTAAAGTGTAACCGATAACCAGTCCGAAAATAACTCCGCCCACGGCTTCCTGAAGGAAGAGCCACGCAAAATGACGGGCATCAAAGCCCACCGCATTTACGCCAATCATTTCGGTAAGCGCAATG
The sequence above is a segment of the Chryseobacterium taklimakanense genome. Coding sequences within it:
- a CDS encoding cation:proton antiporter, with amino-acid sequence MIPYYYLILLISLSAGLAYVNQRFIKLPFVIGLFFLSVVLSLVVIITKNFYAEPFLQIRDLVVQSDISSSVLNIFLGFLLFAGALHTNWFALKNHLKNISVLAVGGVLFSTIFIAFVFHYVALLLGLDIPMLYCFIFGALISPTDPIAVLSILKEAKVPEKVEITIVGESLFNDGIGVVLFIALTEMIGVNAVGFDARHFAWLFLQEAVGGVIFGLVIGYTLHYLLSTIDHYETEVLLTLAFVMLGYFISSTLHISGALAMVIMGLMVGNFRKGQAMSDRTEEYVAKFWELVDVILNALLFILIALVLVVIDFDIKYLILGVLSVLILIFSRFLAVSVPRRLFPRLLDIRKDEAKIIIWGGLRGGLSLALVLSLPDNETRDILLVVTYIAVVFSILIQGITIGRFSKRVLREQ
- a CDS encoding IS982 family transposase, with translation MNNLIQNYEIILKELTKTCNHITTKKQIRLPKMSDLELVALNITAEYMSINSELQLFRCISGTGLDEKIERSVYNRRKRKLFPYIEKIRETLSGKFADFTDVFIVDSTPIEICKISRANRSAICSTDEIKPAFGYCAAQKSRYFGYKLHAVCDKNGIFHSFDFSPANVHDVNYLFDIKENFQNCLLIGDRGYISKELQVDLFNFSKINLSVPMRRNQHGFVEFSRTKSKIRKRIETNISQLCGQFTINTNFAKTFQGLATRIVSKITSFTMIQYLNFFVFKRSLNKLKVNLC